In Alteromonas sp. RKMC-009, the genomic stretch GAAGGATCCCCATTAAACGCTGGGATACCGGCATGTTTGAGCAGGCCATGATCACATTTTCAGTTTCATCAATAATTTTACGGTGCTTGGATGCCTCATTACGGCGGTCGGCTTCCTGTTTAGCACGGTGTTGTTGAAACGCATTGATCATAATGGCTGCAATGACCAGTACAACAATGAGTATTATTATTATTGTGAAAAACATGAGTATATATCCATTAAAAATGTCTCAATTGCCTGTGTCGCCGGGACTTCACTGCTCAACGTCCTATCCAGTTAAAGTTTAAGGCAATTTTACTTCAAAAACACTACCACCCAGACTACCACCGTTATTTAGTGAAATCTCCCCGCAATGGTTGTTATTTACATGGGCATTGGCAATCAGCCGCGCGAAAAAGAGGCCCAATCCCGTCCGGCCCTGACTCAAATCGAATCCGGCGAGGTCTGCTGTGCTTTTTTCCAGCATGGAAGAGGGATAGCCGGGCCCGTCATCTTCCACCGTAATCACAAGCGTTTCGTCACGGACCGCCGCATTCAAAATAATTTGTGATGTGCCATAGCGCATAGCGTTAATCAATACGTCGTTGATTAACATGAATATGAGTTCGCGGTCGAGATACCAGCTGATGTCATTTTCCACGTTTATGGTAACAAGCAGATTCTTTTGTTCCATATAAATGCGGACGGAAGACATGACATCTTCAAACAAATCGTCGATAAAGCATTCATCAATGGTTACAGGCAACTGATTGAGTTCGGCTCGGTATAAGGACAGGATCTGCACAAGATTGGTATTAAGCCGTGTTGCCTCATAATGCACGCTGGCAACTTTTTCATTTGCCTGACTGTTTTCAGGAGGCAGGTTCTCCGCCAGCGACTCGATGGACTGGATAAGCAGGCACAGTGAATTTTTCATATCGTGTACGGCTGCTGCCAGCACGGACGAAAAATCGATGGTCTGTAACGGAGATTTTTCCGACATAAATCCTCTGAATGTGCGCGTCTTGTGTTATGAAACAACGGTGTACAGCAATTGTAAAGGATGCCCCGGGCGCATTGAGTATAGCTTACTATTCGTTTATCGGTGATTTTCAGAGAAACTAAATACCTGAACACTAAGTGATTAACGATTATTTGCATTTATAGTACTTTCTTCGGTTATAACCAAATCGACTATAGCAATCGCATGCGGTTTTAGTTATAACGGTAATCAGAACCAATTCGTTCCAGCCGGTGAGGGACACACAACATGAAATTACAGCAGCTTCGCTACATAGTAGAAGTGCAGAACAACAATCTCAACGTATCCGCTACAGCAGAAAGTCTTTACACCTCACAACCCGGCATCAGTAAGCAAGTCAGGATGCTGGAAGATGAACTTGGTGTGCAAATCTTCGGTCGCAGCGGCAAACATCTTACTCATGTAACAGACGCGGGTAACGATGTGATTAACATTGCCAGAGAAATACTGGCCAAAGTTGAGAGTATTAAATCTGTAGCCCGGGAGCATACGCTGCCTGACCAGGGCAAGCTGAATATCGCCACCACTCATACTCAGGCCCGTTACGCGTTACCTGATGTGATTAAAGGCTTCATGAATAAATACCCTAAGGTGTCGTTACATATGCACCAGGGAACGCCGTCGCAAATATCTGACCTTGCCGCGAAAGGCGAAGCGGATTTTGCCATCGCTACCGAAGCGCTTCACCTGTACAACGATCTGGTGATGCTGCCTTGTTATCACTGGAACCGCAGCGTGATAGTGAATAAAGACCATCCGTTATCGAAAAAGGGTTCAATTGATATCGCTGATATCGCCAAGTATCCGCTGGTCACCTATGTGTTTGGTTTTACCGGCCGCTCGGAACTTGACCAGGCATTTGAACGTGCCGGTCTGACGCCGAAGATAGTGTTTACTGCCACCGATGCTGATGTCATTAAAACCTATGTGCGTTTAGGTGTGGGGATCGGTGTAATCGCTTCTATGGCGGTGAGTGAAGAGCTGGATGATGATCTCGTGAAAATCGATGCGTCTCATTTGTTCGATTACAGCACCACGAAAATCGGATTCCGTAAAGGCTCGTTCTTACGTACCTACATGTACGACTTCATTGAGCGTTTCGCGCCGCATCTGACCAAAGACAAAGTCGAAAAAGCCATGATGCTGAAAAATAATGATGAAGTAGAGAAGATGTTCAGAGGCATTACGCTGCCGGTGAAATAACACCTTCGTGAAACAAAACAGGCCGGATTATTCCGGCCTGTGTTACATCAGCATTCGATAATATTAACCGCAAGACCGCCTCTGGCGGTTTCTTTGTATTTGGTCTTCATGTCATTACCGGTATCACGCATGGTTTTTATCACCTTATCCAGTGATACTTTATGCTCACCGGAACCGCGAAGCGCCAGACGGCTGGCATTGATAGCCTTGATGGCGCCCATGGCATTACGCTCAATACACGGCACCTGAACTAGTCCGCCGACCGGATCGCAGGTCAGTCCCAGGTTATGTTCCATACCAATTTCTGCGGCATTTTCCACAGCAGCTACAGTGCCACCCATGATTTCAGCCAGTGCACCGGCTGCCATTGAACAGGCAACGCCCACTTCACCCTGACAACCGACTTCTGCGCCGGATATAGAAGCATTTTCTTTATATAAAATACCGATAGCACCGGCGGTAAGCAGGAACCGGGCAGCCGTTTCTTCATCAACAGGACGGATGAATTTATCAAAATACGCCAGTACAGCCGGAATAATGCCGGCTGCGCCATTGGTTGGTGCTGTGACGACACGGCCTCCGGCAGCATTTTCTTCGTTCACTGCCAGCGCAAACAGATTTACCCAGTCCATAGTTTGCATAGGATCGGCAGAGCGCTCAGATTGCAAACGGCGGTAGAGACCCGGTGCCCGGCGTACCACTTTCAAGCCACCCGGCAATATACCTTCATTATCAATACCACGGTCAATACAGGCTTTCATGACCAGCCAGATATCGAACAGCATGCGTTTTACTTCTGCGGCCGGGCGCAATACGCTTTCGTTTTTCAGCATCAGAGAACTGATGCGTAAACCGTTGGCGTTACACTGCTGGCACAGTTGTTCTGACGTTTTAAACGGGTAGGGCACTGACGCCTGCGTAGCAATAGCAAGGGTTTTGGCTGCGTCAAAGTCTTCATCTTTAATGATAAAGCCGCCGCCAATGCTGTAATAAGTCTGGCTTTTAACCAGTTCATCATTGTTATCGTAGGCAAAGAATGTGAGGGCGTTGGCATGCTTTGGCAGCGTTTTACGGCGATGAAAAATCACCGCGTTTTTATTCGGGAAGCTAACGCTGCGGGTACCGTTAAGCATCAGTTTACCGGCATGGTGAATGGTATCCAGCATGCTGTCGATCGCATCAACGTTAATTGACTCCGGCAACTCACCGAGTAACCCCAGGATTACCGCTTTACCGGTACCGTGGCCTTTGCCTGTTTGTCCCAGCGAACCGAATAATTCCACCCGCACAGACGCAACGGATTCCAGACGGTTTTCACCTGCAAGCTCTGAGGCGAACTCCGCACCCGCCCGCATCGGGCCGACAGTATGGGAACTGGATGGTCCGATACCGACACTGAACATGTCAAAAACACTGATCATACTTAACCGTTTCTCACTTTATTTTAATTATAGTTAATGATCATGCATCTGAACCGGATCAACTACAATACAGAAATCCTAATGCAGGAATAAGTAAACCTAATGGGATGTAAAGAAATGTTGATGGTCAGTCGTCACAAAGGTGGGAAGACAGGTTTCTGAGTATGGCGGCGGTTGCACCCCAGATAAGGCGGTTTTGCCACGGCATAAAGTACACCGGATAACGTTGTTGTTTACGTTCAATAAAGTGGGCGAAGTGATTCCGCCGGTCCATAAGAAATGCTAACGGTACTTCAAAAGCATCAGCAACTTCGTTACGGTCGATGGTCAAAACCGGGCCGGGCTTCACAAAACCGATAACCGGCGTCATGGCGTAACCACTGATTGTGCGGTATTCAGGCAGAGCGCCGATGATGTCCACTTCAGAACGGAGTAAGCCAACTTCTTCTTCGGCTTCCCTGAGGGCTGTATCTGCCAGTGTATTGTCCTGTGGTTCTGCGCCGCCGCCCGGGAAACTGATTTGACCGGGATGATGACGTAAGTGATGTGCACGTTCTGTCAGCAGTACCGTCAGGCCGTCAGGATGATCGATCAGCGGGATGAGCACACCCGCTGCGCGCCCGGTTTTGCGCAGCGGGTAATCGGCTTCATAATCAATTTGCCGTAAATGATGATATCGCTGTAAAAACTCACTGCGGTTCACGCTTTGTCTCCAGTACCGGTAATATCTTCGAGACCTTATCCAGCGTTTCCTGATATT encodes the following:
- the cysB gene encoding HTH-type transcriptional regulator CysB, translating into MKLQQLRYIVEVQNNNLNVSATAESLYTSQPGISKQVRMLEDELGVQIFGRSGKHLTHVTDAGNDVINIAREILAKVESIKSVAREHTLPDQGKLNIATTHTQARYALPDVIKGFMNKYPKVSLHMHQGTPSQISDLAAKGEADFAIATEALHLYNDLVMLPCYHWNRSVIVNKDHPLSKKGSIDIADIAKYPLVTYVFGFTGRSELDQAFERAGLTPKIVFTATDADVIKTYVRLGVGIGVIASMAVSEELDDDLVKIDASHLFDYSTTKIGFRKGSFLRTYMYDFIERFAPHLTKDKVEKAMMLKNNDEVEKMFRGITLPVK
- a CDS encoding L-serine ammonia-lyase, translating into MISVFDMFSVGIGPSSSHTVGPMRAGAEFASELAGENRLESVASVRVELFGSLGQTGKGHGTGKAVILGLLGELPESINVDAIDSMLDTIHHAGKLMLNGTRSVSFPNKNAVIFHRRKTLPKHANALTFFAYDNNDELVKSQTYYSIGGGFIIKDEDFDAAKTLAIATQASVPYPFKTSEQLCQQCNANGLRISSLMLKNESVLRPAAEVKRMLFDIWLVMKACIDRGIDNEGILPGGLKVVRRAPGLYRRLQSERSADPMQTMDWVNLFALAVNEENAAGGRVVTAPTNGAAGIIPAVLAYFDKFIRPVDEETAARFLLTAGAIGILYKENASISGAEVGCQGEVGVACSMAAGALAEIMGGTVAAVENAAEIGMEHNLGLTCDPVGGLVQVPCIERNAMGAIKAINASRLALRGSGEHKVSLDKVIKTMRDTGNDMKTKYKETARGGLAVNIIEC
- a CDS encoding sensor histidine kinase — translated: MSEKSPLQTIDFSSVLAAAVHDMKNSLCLLIQSIESLAENLPPENSQANEKVASVHYEATRLNTNLVQILSLYRAELNQLPVTIDECFIDDLFEDVMSSVRIYMEQKNLLVTINVENDISWYLDRELIFMLINDVLINAMRYGTSQIILNAAVRDETLVITVEDDGPGYPSSMLEKSTADLAGFDLSQGRTGLGLFFARLIANAHVNNNHCGEISLNNGGSLGGSVFEVKLP
- a CDS encoding CoA pyrophosphatase — its product is MNRSEFLQRYHHLRQIDYEADYPLRKTGRAAGVLIPLIDHPDGLTVLLTERAHHLRHHPGQISFPGGGAEPQDNTLADTALREAEEEVGLLRSEVDIIGALPEYRTISGYAMTPVIGFVKPGPVLTIDRNEVADAFEVPLAFLMDRRNHFAHFIERKQQRYPVYFMPWQNRLIWGATAAILRNLSSHLCDD